A DNA window from Takifugu flavidus isolate HTHZ2018 chromosome 15, ASM371156v2, whole genome shotgun sequence contains the following coding sequences:
- the LOC130538863 gene encoding DET1- and DDB1-associated protein 1-like yields MEKGDFLKGLPVYNKNNFSRFHADSVCKTSNRRPSVYLPTREYPSEQIIVTEKTNILLRYLHQQWDKKNAAKKREQDQSEGDNAAPPRKVARTESWEANEDC; encoded by the exons ATGGAGAAG GGAGATTTCCTGAAGGGGCTTCCTGTCTACAACAAGAATAACTTCAGCAGGTTTCATGCAGACTCAGTGTGCAAAACATCA aaccGTCGACCGTCCGTGTATCTTCCGACCCGGGAATATCCATCAGAGCAGA TCATCGttacagagaaaacaaacatcctACTGCGATATCTACATCAACAGTGGGATAAAAAG AATGCAGCGAAAAAGCGTGAGCAGGATCAAAGCGAGGGGGATAACGCGGCACCTCCACGGAAAGTAGCTAGGACAGAGAGTTGGGAGGCGAATGAGGATTGTTAG